A single Bacteroidales bacterium DNA region contains:
- a CDS encoding PHP domain-containing protein, with amino-acid sequence MNIFRADLHIHSCLSPCGSLDSSPANIVQAAIERGLDIIAIADHNSLLHCKITSEIAKKNGLHLIYGTEVNTSEEVHALALFGDETSADEFQKFLESNLTKIENDPVLFGDQPVLDIDENIIDMYPWLLISALQTDIYETMEKVHSLDGLFIPAHVDKKTNSIYSQLGIFPPDMNCDAVEIFFPEKKEETYKQMFIPESMPFVVNSDAHYIEDIGKKHCNMYMERRNWEEIKMAIRCENNRKVFWK; translated from the coding sequence ATGAATATATTTAGAGCCGACCTTCATATCCATTCGTGCCTATCACCATGTGGTAGTTTGGATTCATCGCCTGCAAACATCGTGCAAGCGGCTATTGAAAGGGGGCTCGACATTATTGCTATTGCAGACCATAATTCACTACTACACTGTAAAATCACATCTGAAATAGCAAAGAAAAATGGACTTCATCTAATTTATGGAACTGAAGTAAATACTAGCGAAGAAGTTCATGCTCTTGCTCTTTTTGGAGATGAAACTTCGGCAGATGAATTTCAAAAATTCCTTGAATCAAATCTGACAAAAATTGAAAATGACCCTGTTCTTTTTGGCGACCAACCTGTTTTAGACATAGATGAAAACATCATAGATATGTATCCATGGTTACTAATTTCTGCATTACAAACAGATATTTATGAAACAATGGAGAAGGTACATAGTTTAGATGGGCTTTTTATTCCAGCCCATGTTGACAAAAAAACCAACAGCATTTACAGCCAACTAGGGATTTTTCCACCCGATATGAATTGCGATGCCGTTGAGATTTTCTTTCCTGAAAAAAAAGAAGAAACTTACAAACAAATGTTTATCCCAGAATCTATGCCATTTGTAGTTAATTCTGATGCTCACTATATTGAGGATATAGGAAAAAAACATTGCAATATGTATATGGAAAGACGAAATTGGGAAGAAATAAAAATGGCTATTAGATGCGAAAATAACAGAAAGGTTTTTTGGAAATGA
- a CDS encoding ATP-binding protein, producing the protein MKDLSLHILDISDNSLRANSQNVSFTIIIDDDGILSLTIKDDGKGMEPEMVKQVLNPFFSTRTNRKIGLGLPLLKQNAEKSGGSFNIESELGKGTTVTAKFNTKNIDCIPLGDIAGVMTIIFTSNPTKNIEFEYKKAENQFFLNTFALVNIFGDENLQDVWIQKELKQFINNNIK; encoded by the coding sequence ATGAAAGATTTATCTTTACACATATTAGATATTTCAGATAACAGCTTGCGAGCAAATTCTCAAAATGTTTCTTTTACTATAATTATTGATGATGACGGCATTTTAAGTTTAACAATAAAAGATGATGGAAAAGGAATGGAGCCTGAAATGGTAAAGCAAGTATTAAACCCTTTTTTTTCAACACGTACAAATAGGAAAATTGGATTAGGGCTTCCTCTCTTAAAACAAAATGCTGAAAAATCAGGAGGAAGTTTTAATATAGAATCAGAATTAGGAAAAGGAACTACGGTTACAGCAAAATTTAATACAAAAAATATTGATTGCATTCCTCTCGGCGATATAGCTGGGGTTATGACAATTATTTTCACTTCAAATCCAACAAAAAATATTGAATTTGAATATAAAAAAGCGGAAAATCAATTTTTTTTAAATACATTTGCACTTGTAAATATTTTTGGCGACGAAAATTTACAAGACGTTTGGATTCAAAAAGAATTAAAACAATTTATAAATAATAATATAAAATAA